The Mycolicibacterium mageritense genome contains a region encoding:
- a CDS encoding ammonium transporter, giving the protein MLASAALVLLMTPGLAFFYGGMVRAKGVLNMIMMSVSAMGVVTVLWVLYGYSVAFGDNTAGIIGNPGQFFGLKGLIGANGSADAPIALAGTIPATVFVGFQLMFAIITVALISGAVADRIKFGGWLLFAALWATFVYFPVAHWVFDFDVKGSDGETVIHHGGWIANQLKAIDFAGGTAVHINAGTAGLVLAIILGKRLGWPGSPMRPHNLPFVMLGAGLLWFGWYGFNAGSAVSANGVAGSTFVTTTVATAAAMLAWLLTERIRDGHATSLGAASGIVAGLVAITPSCSSVNVVGALVIGAVAGALCALAVGLKFKFGFDDSLDVVGVHLVGGIVGTLLVGLVATKEAPAAVDGLFYGGGFDQLWRQAVGAGAVLLYSAVGTAILALIVKYTVGLRLDKEEEASGIDEAEHAESAYDFVAVGTGSVLGRHGGEE; this is encoded by the coding sequence ATGCTGGCCAGCGCCGCGCTTGTGTTGTTGATGACACCGGGTCTGGCCTTCTTCTACGGCGGCATGGTGCGGGCCAAGGGCGTGCTCAACATGATCATGATGAGCGTCAGCGCAATGGGTGTCGTGACGGTGCTGTGGGTGCTGTACGGCTACTCGGTCGCGTTCGGTGACAACACCGCAGGCATCATCGGCAATCCGGGTCAGTTCTTCGGTCTCAAGGGCCTGATCGGAGCGAACGGCTCGGCCGACGCGCCCATCGCGCTGGCCGGAACCATCCCCGCCACCGTATTCGTGGGCTTCCAGCTGATGTTCGCGATCATCACTGTCGCACTGATTTCCGGCGCGGTGGCCGACCGCATCAAGTTCGGCGGTTGGCTGCTGTTCGCGGCGCTGTGGGCGACGTTCGTCTACTTCCCGGTCGCGCACTGGGTCTTCGACTTCGACGTCAAGGGCTCCGACGGCGAGACCGTGATCCACCACGGCGGCTGGATCGCCAACCAGCTCAAGGCAATCGACTTCGCCGGCGGCACCGCGGTGCACATCAACGCGGGCACCGCAGGCCTGGTGCTGGCGATCATCCTCGGCAAGCGGCTCGGCTGGCCCGGTTCGCCGATGCGCCCGCACAACCTCCCGTTCGTGATGCTCGGCGCGGGCCTGCTGTGGTTCGGCTGGTACGGCTTCAACGCCGGTTCCGCGGTGTCGGCCAACGGAGTTGCCGGTTCGACCTTCGTCACCACCACGGTCGCGACCGCGGCTGCCATGCTCGCCTGGCTCCTCACCGAGCGCATCCGTGACGGCCACGCCACGTCCCTGGGCGCCGCGTCGGGCATCGTCGCCGGACTGGTCGCCATCACGCCGTCCTGCTCGTCGGTGAATGTCGTGGGCGCATTGGTGATAGGCGCCGTCGCCGGTGCCCTGTGTGCCCTGGCGGTGGGTTTGAAGTTCAAGTTCGGTTTCGACGACTCGCTCGACGTCGTGGGTGTCCACCTGGTTGGCGGTATCGTCGGCACGTTGCTGGTCGGCCTGGTGGCGACCAAGGAAGCGCCTGCCGCGGTGGACGGTCTGTTCTACGGCGGCGGGTTCGACCAATTGTGGCGACAGGCCGTCGGGGCAGGCGCGGTTCTGCTCTATTCGGCGGTGGGTACCGCTATCTTGGCGTTGATTGTCAAATACACCGTGGGCCTGCGCCTGGACAAAGAAGAGGAAGCATCCGGTATCGACGAGGCCGAACACGCGGAAAGCGCCTATGACTTCGTCGCGGTCGGAACCGGTTCTGTTCTTGGTCGTCACGGCGGGGAGGAATAA
- a CDS encoding [protein-PII] uridylyltransferase: MTEKQPQSAGASRSEAPAGSSRPATDLAAAIGQLLSGSTRQLDAAALRDALLDLHEFWLSTKASEIGVTATSGFAIVATGGLGRGEMLPYSDLDLMLLHDNMPAEVVGEVAEKLWYPLWDANIRIDHSVRTVPEALQVAGADISVGLAMLDARHVAGDADLSSLLVGGARRQWRIGIASRFEELVEHAQARWERSGQIAHRAEPDLKSGRGGLRDVQLLNALAIAQLADVYPSRAVASPTGTLGGAHLALLNVRTELHRSAGRGRELLLAQYADEIGAALRIGDRFDLARMLSDAARTVSYYVDSGIRTAANALPRRGFAALRRPVRRPLDEGVIEYAGEVILARDARPERDPGLILRVAAASATTGLPMAVSTLGRLAETAPELRTPWPRQALKDLLVLLAAGPAAVATIEALDRTGLWGRLFPEWGAVRDLPPRDVVHIWTVDRHLVETVSRASALTTRVSRPDLLLLGALCHDIGKGRGGDHSVIGAELATQIGTRLGLWPSDIDILSKVVRYHLLLPHTATRRDLQDPGTIDAVATALGGDLVVLELLDALAEADSLATGPGVWGDWKASLIGDLVRRCRLVMAGEPLPHPDPIESKYLELAAKVGVHVELTQGDGAHIYNVTMIAPDRRGLLSKAAGVMALNSLRVHSASVNSHAGSAINTFVVSPHFGSPPAAELLRQQFILALDGELDVIAALQNREREAAQFPTTRAGEILATVPANHVPAPPRILWSEGSAPGELIVQIRTTDRAGLLARLTAVFERDGVDIAWAKVTTLGSSVVDAFGIVVPALAAGDATVRDDLERDLYAVLPTPPPAKPAAEAS, from the coding sequence ATGACAGAGAAGCAACCACAGTCCGCCGGAGCCTCACGATCGGAGGCTCCGGCGGGCTCGTCAAGGCCCGCGACCGATCTGGCCGCGGCCATCGGGCAACTGCTGTCCGGGTCCACGCGCCAGCTCGACGCGGCGGCGCTGCGCGACGCACTGCTCGATCTGCACGAATTCTGGCTCAGCACAAAAGCGTCGGAGATCGGCGTCACCGCGACCAGTGGGTTCGCGATCGTCGCGACCGGTGGTCTGGGCCGCGGGGAGATGCTGCCGTATTCCGATCTGGACCTGATGCTGCTGCACGACAACATGCCTGCCGAGGTCGTCGGCGAGGTCGCCGAGAAACTCTGGTATCCGTTGTGGGACGCCAACATCCGTATCGACCACAGTGTGCGCACCGTCCCAGAGGCGCTGCAGGTCGCCGGTGCGGACATCTCGGTGGGCCTGGCCATGCTCGATGCGCGGCACGTCGCCGGCGACGCAGATCTGTCGTCGCTGCTGGTGGGCGGGGCGCGCAGGCAGTGGCGCATCGGAATCGCCTCGCGCTTCGAAGAACTCGTCGAGCACGCGCAAGCCCGCTGGGAGCGTAGCGGCCAGATCGCACACCGCGCCGAACCCGACCTCAAATCGGGCCGGGGCGGGCTGCGCGACGTGCAACTGCTCAACGCGTTGGCCATCGCCCAGCTGGCCGACGTTTACCCCAGCCGTGCGGTGGCCTCGCCCACCGGAACCCTCGGCGGAGCGCACCTGGCGCTGCTGAACGTGCGGACGGAACTGCACCGCTCCGCGGGCCGCGGGCGCGAACTGCTGCTCGCGCAGTACGCCGACGAGATCGGTGCGGCACTGCGTATCGGTGACCGTTTCGACCTGGCGCGGATGCTGTCCGACGCCGCCCGGACGGTCAGTTACTACGTCGACTCGGGAATCCGGACCGCCGCGAATGCCTTGCCGCGGCGCGGGTTTGCGGCACTGCGCCGCCCCGTGCGCCGCCCGCTGGACGAAGGCGTCATCGAATACGCCGGTGAAGTGATCCTGGCCCGCGATGCCCGGCCCGAGCGGGATCCCGGCCTGATCCTGCGAGTTGCGGCGGCCTCGGCCACCACCGGGCTGCCGATGGCGGTGTCGACGTTGGGCCGGCTCGCCGAGACCGCGCCGGAGTTGCGCACACCGTGGCCGCGCCAGGCGCTCAAGGATCTGTTGGTGCTGCTGGCCGCGGGGCCCGCCGCGGTCGCCACCATCGAGGCGCTGGACCGGACGGGGCTGTGGGGGCGGCTGTTCCCCGAGTGGGGTGCGGTGCGCGATCTGCCGCCGCGTGATGTCGTCCACATCTGGACCGTCGACCGCCATCTGGTCGAAACCGTCTCGCGCGCAAGCGCTCTCACCACCCGGGTGTCGCGCCCCGATCTGCTGCTGCTGGGTGCGCTGTGCCACGACATCGGCAAGGGTCGCGGCGGCGACCACAGTGTCATCGGGGCTGAGCTGGCCACCCAGATCGGCACGCGGCTGGGCCTGTGGCCGTCCGACATCGACATCCTGTCGAAGGTGGTGCGCTACCACCTGCTGTTGCCCCACACCGCAACCCGGCGCGATCTCCAGGATCCCGGCACCATCGATGCCGTTGCCACCGCACTCGGCGGCGACTTGGTGGTGCTCGAGCTGCTCGACGCGCTCGCCGAGGCCGATTCGCTGGCCACCGGGCCGGGCGTGTGGGGGGACTGGAAGGCGTCGCTCATCGGCGATCTGGTGCGGCGCTGCCGGCTGGTGATGGCAGGCGAGCCACTGCCGCACCCCGATCCGATCGAATCCAAGTATCTCGAGCTGGCCGCCAAGGTCGGTGTGCACGTCGAACTCACCCAGGGCGACGGTGCTCACATCTACAACGTCACGATGATCGCCCCGGACCGGCGCGGGCTGCTGTCCAAAGCTGCGGGTGTCATGGCCCTGAACTCGTTGCGGGTCCACTCGGCATCGGTCAACAGCCACGCCGGTTCTGCGATCAACACGTTTGTGGTGTCACCGCACTTCGGGTCGCCGCCGGCAGCCGAGCTGTTGCGCCAGCAGTTCATCCTCGCGCTCGACGGGGAGCTCGACGTGATCGCCGCCCTGCAGAACCGGGAACGGGAAGCCGCGCAGTTCCCGACGACCCGCGCGGGCGAGATCCTCGCGACGGTCCCGGCCAACCACGTGCCTGCGCCGCCCCGCATCCTGTGGTCAGAGGGCAGCGCACCGGGCGAGTTGATCGTGCAGATCCGCACGACCGACCGGGCCGGGTTGCTGGCCCGGCTGACGGCGGTGTTCGAGCGCGACGGTGTCGACATCGCGTGGGCGAAGGTCACGACGCTCGGATCCTCGGTGGTCGA
- a CDS encoding P-II family nitrogen regulator, which produces MKLITAIVKPFTLEDVKTGLEQTGILGMTVSEVQGYGRQKGHTEVYRGAEYSVDFVPKVRVEVVVEDSAVDKVVDVIVQAARTGKIGDGKVWVSPVDTVVRVRTGERGADAL; this is translated from the coding sequence ATGAAGCTGATCACTGCGATCGTGAAGCCGTTCACTCTGGAAGACGTCAAGACCGGCCTGGAGCAGACGGGCATTCTCGGAATGACCGTCAGTGAGGTGCAGGGCTACGGCCGCCAGAAGGGGCACACCGAGGTGTACCGCGGAGCGGAATATTCCGTCGACTTCGTGCCCAAGGTCCGCGTCGAGGTCGTGGTCGAGGACTCCGCTGTCGACAAGGTCGTGGACGTCATCGTGCAGGCGGCCCGCACGGGCAAGATCGGCGACGGCAAGGTGTGGGTCAGCCCCGTGGACACCGTGGTTCGGGTTCGCACCGGTGAGCGGGGGGCCGACGCACTGTAG